One window of the Zetaproteobacteria bacterium genome contains the following:
- a CDS encoding F0F1 ATP synthase subunit epsilon, translating to MAVPVLVATAEREVYRGDADFLVAPGVAGELGIYPRHTPLLSALKPGELRIHCGDQIDEVFVSGGYIEVQPDMITVLADSAERAHDIDEAEAAEAMRRAQELNESKSGDIDYARAASELAITAARLEFLKKRKRK from the coding sequence ATGGCCGTCCCTGTCCTGGTGGCGACCGCCGAACGCGAGGTCTACCGCGGTGATGCCGACTTCCTGGTGGCGCCGGGGGTCGCCGGCGAGTTGGGTATCTACCCCCGCCACACCCCGCTGCTCAGTGCGCTCAAGCCGGGTGAACTGCGCATCCACTGTGGAGACCAGATCGACGAGGTCTTCGTCTCCGGCGGCTATATCGAGGTGCAGCCGGACATGATCACCGTGCTGGCCGACTCCGCCGAGCGGGCGCATGACATCGACGAGGCGGAGGCGGCGGAGGCGATGCGTCGCGCGCAGGAGCTCAACGAGAGCAAGAGCGGCGACATCGACTACGCCCGAGCCGCCTCCGAACTGGCCATCACTGCGGCAAGGCTCGAGTTCCTCAAGAAACGCAAGCGCAAGTAA
- the atpD gene encoding F0F1 ATP synthase subunit beta — translation MSDGTIVQVIGPVVDVRFDAGDLPEIYNALYIEEADLTLETQQHIGDNTVRAIALGSTDGLRRGTPVKNTGDAIKVPVGKATLGRIMDVLGRGIDFGDPVIEAEERRSIHQPAPTFEELSPSQEILETGIKVIDLMAPIAKGGKVGLFGGAGVGKTVNMMELINNIAKAHGGYSVFAGVGERTREGNDFYYEMKESNVLDKVALVYGQMNEPPGNRLRVALTGLTIAEYFRDEGRDVLMFIDNIYRYSLAGVEVSALLGRMPSAVGYQPNLAEEMGRLQERIASTKKGSITSVQAVYVPADDLTDPAPATTFAHLDSTIVLSRQIAELGIYPAVDPLDSTSRQLDPKVIGIEHYEVATGVQRTLQRYKELQDIIAILGMDELSDEDKLIVSRARKMQRFLSQPFHVAEVFTGAPGIYVKREETIAGFKAILNGECDDLPEQAFYMVGSIDQVREKAEKMGAKG, via the coding sequence ATGAGTGATGGAACTATCGTCCAAGTGATCGGCCCGGTGGTCGACGTCCGATTCGATGCCGGCGATCTGCCGGAGATCTACAACGCGCTCTACATCGAAGAGGCCGATCTGACCCTGGAGACCCAGCAGCACATCGGGGACAACACCGTGCGGGCCATCGCGCTCGGTTCGACCGACGGGCTCCGGCGCGGCACCCCGGTGAAGAACACCGGCGACGCCATCAAGGTGCCGGTGGGCAAGGCCACGCTTGGGCGCATCATGGACGTCCTCGGCCGGGGGATCGATTTCGGCGATCCGGTCATCGAGGCGGAGGAGCGCCGCTCCATCCACCAGCCGGCCCCGACCTTCGAGGAGCTCTCCCCGTCGCAGGAGATCCTGGAGACCGGCATCAAGGTGATCGACCTGATGGCGCCGATCGCCAAGGGGGGCAAGGTGGGTCTCTTCGGCGGTGCCGGCGTGGGCAAGACCGTCAACATGATGGAGCTGATCAACAACATCGCCAAGGCGCACGGCGGCTATTCCGTCTTCGCCGGCGTCGGCGAGCGCACGCGCGAGGGCAACGACTTCTACTACGAGATGAAGGAGTCGAACGTGCTCGACAAGGTGGCGCTGGTCTACGGCCAGATGAACGAGCCGCCGGGCAACCGTCTCCGTGTGGCGCTGACCGGCCTGACCATCGCCGAGTACTTCCGCGATGAAGGGCGCGACGTGTTGATGTTCATCGACAACATCTACCGCTACTCGCTCGCCGGCGTGGAGGTCTCCGCGCTGCTCGGACGCATGCCGTCGGCGGTGGGCTACCAGCCCAACCTGGCCGAGGAGATGGGGCGTCTGCAGGAGCGTATCGCGTCGACCAAGAAGGGGTCGATCACCTCGGTACAGGCGGTCTACGTGCCGGCCGACGACCTGACCGATCCGGCGCCGGCGACCACCTTCGCCCACCTGGATTCGACCATCGTCCTCTCCCGCCAGATCGCGGAGCTCGGCATCTATCCGGCGGTCGACCCGCTCGACTCCACCAGCCGGCAGCTCGACCCCAAGGTGATCGGCATCGAGCACTACGAGGTGGCCACCGGCGTGCAGCGCACCCTGCAGCGCTACAAGGAGTTGCAGGACATCATCGCCATCCTCGGCATGGACGAACTCTCCGACGAGGACAAGCTGATCGTCTCGCGTGCACGCAAGATGCAGCGCTTCCTCTCGCAACCCTTCCACGTCGCCGAGGTCTTCACCGGCGCTCCGGGAATCTACGTCAAACGCGAGGAGACCATCGCCGGCTTCAAGGCGATCCTCAACGGCGAGTGTGACGATCTTCCCGAACAGGCCTTCTACATGGTCGGGTCGATCGACCAGGTGCGGGAGAAGGCGGAGAAGATGGGGGCGAAGGGGTAA